In a genomic window of Pararge aegeria chromosome 7, ilParAegt1.1, whole genome shotgun sequence:
- the LOC120625297 gene encoding chorion class B protein M2807-like, whose product MVFKAVRVLIVCAQALMLQSISGQCIGAGWGAAPYAGNWAGAPFGANGLCGAELIATPAFSGGALPVASASAIPPNGVSVLSENAYCGELAVRGALPFLGTVGLEGALPTAGAGAVAYGCGNGEVAMLSEDIGAAGIAGAAIGPFGNGYGYGYNGLAGAAIGSFGNGYGYGYDGLAGAAVGRTGCGCGRAGFY is encoded by the exons ATGGTCTTCAAAGCCGTACGCGTACTTATCGTATGCGCTCAGGCGCTTATGCTGCAG TCCATCTCCGGACAGTGCATCGGCGCCGGCTGGGGTGCCGCGCCTTACGCCGGCAATTGGGCAGGCGCTCCCTTTGGCGCTAACGGTCTCTGCGGCGCTGAGCTGATCGCCACTCCCGCTTTCTCTGGCGGCGCTCTCCCAGTGGCCAGCGCCTCCGCTATCCCACCGAACGGAGTTTCCGTGCTGTCTGAGAACGCTTATTGCGGAGAGCTCGCCGTACGCGGTGCTCTGCCGTTCTTGGGAACTGTGGGCCTAGAGGGCGCCCTGCCAACTGCTGGTGCCGGTGCGGTCGCGTACGGTTGCGGCAACGGAGAGGTCGCTATGTTGAGCGAGGATATCGGTGCTGCTGGTATCGCCGGTGCCGCTATCGGCCCATTCGGTAACGGTTACGGTTACGGCTACAATGGTCTGGCTGGAGCAGCCATCGGCTCTTTCGGTAATGGTTACGGCTATGGCTACGACGGTCTGGCTGGAGCCGCCGTCGGCCGCACGGGTTGCGGGTGCGGACGTGCCGGCTTCTACTGA